The segment TTCCACGCCATGTGGATGCCATCGAATGACTGCAGGTTCTGCCGCCACGGGTTGTTGCTGAAGAAGCGCCCGTTATCCAGCCGCACGTACTGGCGGCCGGCGCGCACGGCGACATCGCCCTGGCCGTACTGGACCCATGCGTTTGTGATGCCCGTGGACGCCGGGTCCGCCTCGGTCGGATACGGCGTGATGCGGGCGGAGCCGTCGTCGTACTGCTGCCCGAACAGGGACCAGGTGCGGATGCCCTCGCCGTAAGCGCTCCACTGCTCATTGATGCGCCACAGGTAGCCGAGCTGGAGTCGCTGGGTGTTCGCGTGGCCGCGCCGCGGCTTCCCATCCGAATGCAGGTTGCTATAGCGGTAGCGCGTCTCGATGTACGGCGCGCTTTCCGGGGGCCCTTCGGCCGCAAAGGCGGACATCCCCGCCATCGAACTTCCGGCCATGCCCATGCACGACCGCCACCACCATTGTTTCATTGCCCATCGATCCTGCCTGCGTCACCGGCGAATGTAGGCAGATGAGCGCCGGCGCGCCAAGGCAACGGGAGGGCAGCCCTTGTGTGGCGCGGCCTGCAAGCGGCAGGCAATGCGTCACACGCACGCGAGGACCTGAGAAATGTAGGAGTGGTCGGGCGCAAAAAGAAAACGGGCGCCCATGGGGCGCCCGTTTCCAGATACAGCAGGTAGTGCGGAGCTTACGCGCCGACGACCTTGACCTTGACCGTCTGCTGCACATCGGCGTGGAGGACGACAGTGACTTCGTACTCGCCGGTGTTGCGGAACGGGCCTTCGGCCTGGATGACTTCGCTCTTGTCGACGTCGAGGCCCTTCGCGGTGAGCGCTTCGGCCACGTCACGCGGGGTGACCGAGCCGAACAGCTTGCCTTCCGGCGAAGCGTTCACTTCGATGGTGACTTCGGCGTTCTCGAGCTTGGCAGCACGGCCTTCGGCGCCCGACAGCTGTTCCTTCGCCTTGGCTTCGTACTCGGCGCGACGCGCTTCGAACGCTTCCAGGTTGGCGGCGGTGGCGCGAGCGGCCTTGCCGGTCGGGAGGAGGAAGTTACGACCGTAACCCGGCTTGACGTTGACCTTGTCGCCGAGGTTACCGAGGTTCTTCACCTTCTCAAGAAGAATGAGTTCCATGGGGTATTCCTTTCGTTAGCACGGGTGTGGCCCGCGCAGCCAGGACGGTTGTCCGAAATGTTGCCTGAAACCGGCGCCCTGCCCGTCAGGGTAAGGCGCCAGCCGATCAGACGTCGTGGTTGTCGGTGTACGGCAGCAGCGACAGGAAGCGGGCGCGCTTGATAGCGGTCGCCAGCTGACGCTGGTAGCGGGCCTTCGTGCCGGTGATGCGGCTCGGGACGATCTTGCCGTTCTCAGTGATGTACTGGCGGAGGGTGTTGAGATCCTTGTAATCGATCTCTTTCACGCCTTCAGCGGTGAAACGGCAGAACTTACGGCGGCGGAAGAACTTGGACATGGCTATATTCCCCGATTAGTCGTCGCTGTCGCGGTCGCTGTCGCTGTCGCGAGCGCCACGGTCGTCGTTGTCGTCGTCACGGCGACGCGAACCCTTCTGCTCATCCTT is part of the Luteibacter pinisoli genome and harbors:
- the rpsR gene encoding 30S ribosomal protein S18, translated to MSKFFRRRKFCRFTAEGVKEIDYKDLNTLRQYITENGKIVPSRITGTKARYQRQLATAIKRARFLSLLPYTDNHDV
- the rplI gene encoding 50S ribosomal protein L9; this translates as MELILLEKVKNLGNLGDKVNVKPGYGRNFLLPTGKAARATAANLEAFEARRAEYEAKAKEQLSGAEGRAAKLENAEVTIEVNASPEGKLFGSVTPRDVAEALTAKGLDVDKSEVIQAEGPFRNTGEYEVTVVLHADVQQTVKVKVVGA